The following are from one region of the Acanthopagrus latus isolate v.2019 chromosome 2, fAcaLat1.1, whole genome shotgun sequence genome:
- the scarf1 gene encoding scavenger receptor class F member 1 gives MSWKTKEVALTSPGYGKRKPGGFDLSGCAGATRRLTGEKEGGKGGGQTEREILPLIVLPRREERKNSGRKDVRQKDIRPGFWFSDCVEMNLLLGALSALLCCSLSSSQTLDPAGKNVCHNIRDPSTLVCCTGWRQEGRECTIPVCEGEQACHKDEICAYPGVCRCPPGFYGAHCKTRCPPDFWAPDCHKVCQCHPNGRCNPVTGECTCNTNRWGPLCQYTCKCGRHGHCHPVHGNCTCDEGWYTPSCSKPCQCASGTSVGIGCDQLTGRCQCHRGHWGLKCPGACNCYMSPCNQRTGVCECREGWWGPTCDRRCNCDLKHSSCNPVSGQCVCHLGYQGQFCNHPCEDGKYGTGCTMSCGFCKDKQPCSATDGTCEACEPGWNGTQCDRLCPPGYYGDGCQMKCPRCRNNEPCDPGTGQCGSCDPGWTGARCEKACSNRTFGDACRFPCSPCFHGNCHHVTGRCVCQPGFQGESCNSSCPALQFGLNCSSVCDCGEGVQCNSVTGVCPSSVRGSVLAGVLVPLFLLLLAVLFCCLCCGGGPVDGKDRATVADGGWSVRMKYHVYSVLANIGAALPCISNWSSGLPRVTVSHHDPELTFNHSFIEPPSSGWVTEGSSFDSDEEEGEALYCVPPREDIPAVAGGEFQEMSSKCNMFLDPSGFSSEDITSPFNIPRTSSIAKSKRPSVSFAEGTRFSPKERRGSAQDPAGLPGHPRSKPKSPWGVLMLSALQSQGGVARAGEEDGAEVEESEDEVNVQATDNRESNCEVSDQEADRTPSRSTLQVPGASGRRRTMSNTAAHKGLQLPTSASDAQGGSSDKVTTVYVTVGKAGRPVSKTETSSEGPVQAMLRRLGSLQRQREQESNRPKPKTAEGIIKPPRKKLGVRASVWEQGGPPGGEVGICKPIRRKHASLNSSDTAGASDTPPSEGGTPKRPLSSILKSVPELASADSGSDLRAEGDTGAGRIESNYLTVGPAGDAASLTEVIANEGAEPCYENVMIKQS, from the exons ATGTCCTGGAAGACT AAGGAAGTGGCTCTGACTTCCCCAGGATATGGGAAGAGGAAACCTGGGGGCTTCGACCTCTCTGGCTGCGCCGGAGCCACAAGACGACTCacgggagagaaagaaggagggaagggTGGGGGGCAGACTGAAAGAGAGATACTGCCTCTCATTGTACTCCCTcgaagggaagaaagaaagaattctgGACGTAAAGACgtgagacagaaagacattAGGCCCGGTTTTTGGTTTTCGGACTGTGTGGAGATGAATCTTCTCCTCGGAGCTCTGAGTGCTCTTCTCTGCTGCTCGTTGTCCTCCTCACAGACTCTGGATCCTGCTGGGAAGAACGTCTGCCACAATATCAG GGACCCGTCCACCCTGGTCTGTTGCACTGGATGGCGTCAAGAGGGAAGAGAGTGCACTATAC ctgtgtgtgagggtgagCAGGCCTGCCACAAGGATGAGATCTGTGCGTATCCTGGAGTGTGTCGCTGCCCACCTGGCTTCTACGGAGCTCACTGTAAAACAC GCTGTCCTCCTGATTTCTGGGCACCAGACTGTCACAAGGTGTGTCAGTGCCACCCAAACGGTCGCTGTAACCCCGTCACGGGGGAGTGCACCTGCAACACCAACCGCTGGGGTCCGCTGTGCCAGTATACCTGCAAGTGTGGCCGGCACGGTCACTGCCACCCCGTTCACGGAAACTGTACCTGCGACGAGGGCTGGTACACGCCAAGCTGCTCCAAGCCATGCCAGTGTGCCAGTGGAACATCTGTGGGGATTGGCTGCGACCAGCTGACTGGTCGGTGTCAGTGCCACAGGGGCCACTGGGGGCTGAAATGTCCTGGCGCTTGCAACTGCTACATGTCGCCATGTAATCAGCGAACCGGCGTGTGTGAATGCCGAGAAGGCTGGTGGGGACCCACCTGTGACCGACGGTGTAACTGTGATCTCAAACACAGTAGCTGTAACCCAGTCAGCGGGCAGTGTGTGTGCCACCTGGGATACCAGGGTCAGTTCTGCAATCACCCCTGTGAAGACGGGAAGTATGGTACTGGTTGTACAATGAG CTGTGGTTTCTGTAAAGACAAGCAGCCCTGCTCTGCCACTGATGGCACCTGTGAGGCCTGTGAGCCCGGCTGGAACGGGACACAGTGCGACCGCCTGTGTCCACCTGGTTATTATGGAGACGGCTGCCAGATGAAGTGTCCACGCTGCAGAAACAATGAACCATGTGACCCAGGAACTGGGCAATGTGGGAGTTGTGACCCTGGATGGACTGGAGCCAG GTGTGAGAAGGCCTGCTCCAACAGGACGTTTGGAGACGCCTGCCGCTTCCCGTGCAGCCCTTGTTTCCACGGCAACTGCCATCACGTGACAGGAAGATGTGTCTGTCAGCCAGGCTTCCAGGGAGAGAG ctgtaaCAGCAGCTGCCCTGCCCTGCAGTTCGGCCTCAactgctcctctgtctgtgaCTGTGGTGAGGGCGTCCAGTGCAACTCGGTCACTGGTGTCTGTCCCAGCA gtgtgcgAGGCTCTGTTCTAGCAGGTGTGCTGGTTCCTTTGTTCCTGTTGCTACTTGCTGTGCTcttctgctgtttgtgctgTGGAGGAGGCCCTGTTGATGGCAAAGACAG AGCGACTGTGGCTGATGGAGGCTGGTCAGTTCGGATGAAATATCACGTCTACAGTGTTCTGGCTAACATCGGTGCTGCACTTCCCTGCATCTCTAACTGGTCCTCTGGCCTGCCTCGTGTCACTG TATCTCACCATGACCCGGAACTGACATTCAACCACAGCTTCATTGAGCCTCCCTCTTCTGGCTGGGTGACTGAAGGGTCGTCTTTTGAcagtgacgaggaggagggagaggcgCTCTATTGTGTCCCTCCAAGAGAGG ATATTCCAGCGGTGGCGGGTGGCGAGTTCCAGGAGATGAGCTCCAAGTGTAACATGTTCTTGGACCCGTCCGGCTTCAGCAGCGAGGACATCACCTCGCCCTTCAACATCCCTCGTACCTCCAGCATCGCTAAATCCAAGCGGCCTTCTGTGTCTTTTGCCGAGGGGACCCGCTTCAGCCCCAAGGAGAGGCGTGGCTCGGCTCAGGACCCTGCCGGTCTCCCTGGACATCCACGCAGCAAACCCAAGTCACCCTGGGGGGTTTTGATGCTGTCTGCCCTCCAGAGTCAGGGAGGTGTAGCTAGAGCTGGGGAGGAGGACGGAGCTGAGGTTGAGGAGAGTGAAGATGAGGTCAATGTGCAGGCAACAGACAATCGGGAATCAAACTGTGAGGTCAGTGACCAGGAAGCAGACAGAACTCCATCTAGGTCCACCCTGCAGGTCCCCGGGGCTTCAGGACGAAGACGGACTATGTCCAACACGGCTGCTCATAAGGGGCTTCAGCTGCCAACATCTGCCTCTGATGCTCAAGGCGGGAGCTCAGATAAAGTCACCACAGTGTACGTGACGGTGGGTAAAGCAGGTCGGCCCGTGTCGAAGACGGAGACGAGCTCTGAAGGCCCCGTTCAGGCCATGCTGAGACGGCTCGGCAGCCTCCAGAGACAAAGGGAGCAGGAGTCGAACAGGCCCAAGCCTAAAACAGCTGAAGGGATTATCAAACCACCGAGGAAGAAGCTCGGAGTTCGGGCCAGTGTGTGGGAGCAGGGAGGGCCGCCTGGAGGGGAAGTAGGAATTTGCAAGCCAATCAGAAGAAAGCATGCTTCTCTAAACTCCTCTGACACAGCCGGTGCTAGTGACACCCCACCATCAGAGGGCGGCACTCCTAAAAGGCCGCTGTCGTCCATACTGAAGAGCGTGCCAGAGTTGGCTTCAGCTGACTCGGGGTCAGATCTGAGGGcggagggagacacaggtgcagGAAGGATCGAGAGCAACTACCTGACCGTGGGACCAGCAGGAGACGCTGCGAGTCTCACCGAGGTCATTGCCAATGAGGGTGCTGAGCCCTGCTATGAAAACGTCATGATTAAACAGTCATAA